From a single Micromonospora sp. WMMD1102 genomic region:
- a CDS encoding DUF2637 domain-containing protein: protein MPLPQLRRVRWAVRATLALGVAASVVANVLHARDNPISQAIAAWPPLALLLTVELISRVPVHRRSLAFARMAATATIAGIAAWVSYWHMVGVAARYGETGASPYLLPLSVDGLIVVASICLVELGGRISAAQAATTADPASTATAAATATAIPSAPAVEPAVPTQPAGRNRDEVTTIAPAVTSPGTAQPTSTAATRPAAAGPARPVSTGRAQPVSTGRARPADTGVARPASLGTGGSAGRGAARAASAGAGGSGTPVPGLAAAAAGTVGGTVRKRGSAGRAARPGSQARPRRPITETAALAAAIQAERPEASDADVAQELGITTARLRAIRREVRDLDLVA from the coding sequence GTGCCCCTCCCACAGCTTCGCCGGGTCCGCTGGGCCGTACGCGCCACCCTGGCCCTCGGGGTGGCCGCCTCGGTGGTCGCCAACGTCCTGCACGCCCGGGACAACCCGATCAGCCAGGCCATCGCCGCCTGGCCGCCGCTGGCGCTGCTGCTCACCGTCGAGTTGATCTCACGGGTGCCGGTGCACCGCCGCTCGCTGGCGTTCGCCCGGATGGCCGCCACCGCCACCATCGCCGGGATCGCCGCCTGGGTGTCGTACTGGCACATGGTCGGAGTGGCCGCCCGGTACGGCGAGACGGGCGCCTCGCCGTACCTGCTGCCGCTCTCGGTCGACGGGCTGATCGTGGTGGCCAGCATCTGCCTGGTCGAGCTGGGCGGCCGGATCTCCGCCGCCCAGGCCGCCACGACGGCTGACCCGGCCAGCACGGCTACCGCCGCCGCGACGGCCACGGCGATCCCGTCGGCCCCGGCGGTGGAGCCCGCCGTCCCGACCCAGCCGGCCGGCCGGAACCGCGACGAGGTCACCACCATCGCACCCGCCGTCACCAGCCCCGGAACGGCCCAGCCCACCAGCACGGCCGCCACCCGACCCGCCGCTGCGGGACCCGCCCGGCCGGTCAGCACCGGACGGGCCCAGCCGGTCAGCACCGGACGGGCCCGGCCAGCCGACACGGGTGTGGCCCGGCCAGCCAGCCTGGGAACGGGCGGGTCCGCCGGCAGGGGTGCCGCCCGGGCCGCCAGCGCGGGAGCGGGCGGGTCCGGGACACCGGTGCCGGGCCTGGCCGCGGCAGCGGCTGGGACAGTGGGCGGGACGGTCCGGAAGCGCGGCTCGGCCGGCCGGGCGGCCAGGCCGGGTAGCCAGGCACGGCCACGCCGCCCGATCACCGAGACCGCCGCACTGGCCGCCGCGATCCAGGCGGAGCGCCCCGAGGCCAGTGACGCCGACGTGGCGCAGGAACTCGGCATCACCACCGCCCGGCTGCGAGCGATCCGCCGCGAGGTACGCGACCTCGACCTGGTCGCCTGA
- a CDS encoding response regulator transcription factor — translation MRVLVVEDERNLADAIVRGLRRQGMAVDVAYDGSTGHEMAFVTRYDVLVLDRDLPGVHGDQICADLVSSGTLTRVLMLTASGTVADRVEGLQLGADDYLPKPFAFDELVARVQALGRRATPVTPPVLTVADLSVDPARRVATRGGAAVDLTRKEFGVLEELVKARGAVVSSEELLERVWDANTDPFTTTVRVTVMTLRKKLGDPPLIETVVGAGYRVADPYLPGQVSA, via the coding sequence GTGCGGGTACTTGTGGTTGAGGACGAGCGGAACCTGGCCGACGCGATCGTCCGGGGGCTGCGCCGACAGGGCATGGCGGTGGACGTCGCCTACGACGGCTCGACCGGACACGAGATGGCGTTCGTCACCCGGTACGACGTGCTGGTGCTGGACCGGGACCTGCCCGGTGTGCACGGCGACCAGATCTGTGCCGACCTGGTCAGCTCCGGCACCCTGACCCGGGTGCTGATGCTGACCGCCAGCGGTACGGTCGCCGACCGGGTGGAGGGGCTCCAACTCGGTGCCGACGACTACCTGCCGAAGCCGTTCGCCTTCGACGAGCTGGTCGCCCGGGTGCAGGCGCTCGGCCGCCGGGCCACCCCGGTCACCCCGCCGGTGCTGACCGTGGCCGACCTGTCGGTCGACCCGGCCCGGCGGGTCGCGACCCGGGGCGGTGCGGCGGTGGACCTGACCCGCAAGGAGTTCGGCGTGCTTGAGGAACTGGTCAAGGCGCGCGGGGCGGTGGTCTCCAGCGAGGAACTCCTGGAACGGGTCTGGGACGCCAACACCGACCCGTTCACCACCACGGTCCGGGTGACCGTGATGACCCTGCGGAAGAAACTCGGTGATCCGCCGCTGATCGAGACGGTGGTCGGCGCCGGCTACCGGGTGGCCGACCCGTACCTGCCGGGGCAGGTGAGCGCGTGA